The sequence below is a genomic window from bacterium.
GAGTATGCGGCAGACCGGGCCTTCCGACAATTTCATGGGTCTTCTGATAGCGGTCAAGAAGCATCGGTATGCTGCCACCGATCTCGGCGGCAAACGCTCCGGCCTTTTCTCTGCTGTCGCCTACATTCACAAGAAAAACCATGATTCCCTTGTCCTTATATTTCTTATGAATTTTTTCCAGCTCGGGGATTTCCTTCCTGCATGGTTTGCACCATGAAGCGCAGAAACTGATCAGAATCCCATTGCATTTCACTTTTGCACCCTCACCGAGGTGATCGTTAAGGAAAAACGACTCGCCGTTGAGGTCTCTCAGGAAAAAACCGGGTATGGTATCTCCCACATTGAGCCGTCCCTCATCCTGTCCCGAGGCAGAAACCGCGTTCAATAATACAAGGGAGAACACCATACTGAGAAGCACCAGGTGTTTCATTCGTCTTCACCTCTTGTGTCGTACATATGAAAACCCTTTTAATTTGCATTTCTCCATGACCGCTGCCTGCCTGTTTTTTTCAGGATAAAGGCCTGCAACGGTATCGTCTACTTCATGAACAGCATCTTTTCCGTAACCGATGCATAGCCTGAATCGACACGGTACAGGTATATCCCCGATGTGAGACCGGCGGTATCAAAAACGAGCTCGTGAACGCCCGGCCCCATAAAGCCCATATCATAATCACGCACCCGCTGTCCCACGGAATTGAATATGGTGATATGCACGCGACCGGCAGTCGAAAGCGTATACCTGATTGTCGTCTGCGGATTGAACGGGTTGGGATAACAGGTCGCGGTCACATACCGTTCGGGCTGAATAGCCGTATCCTGACGTTCCTGCCGGACACCGGATGCAACCGTAAGGGTATAATGATGTGCCGTGATACCCTTCTCCGACAAGAACTCGAACGAATCGCCGTTCAGGGCAACCGGCTTACCGCTGTCACGGTCGGTGATGGCTATCGTACAGCCTTCGGGAAGCGTATCGACACCCTCAAGCCTGACCGACACACGCTCGCGGGAGATATTGGTTTTCACATCAAAATCCCACATGACCGTCTCGCCCGGGGGCCGGAAATCGACAGTATAGTCGCTCGGATACTGGAGCCAGTCCCTGTGCGGGAACAGAACGGAGACATATTCACCGACCGCCGGCGGCTCGACATGGTCGTAACGATCCCATCCGGCCGAAGCGTCCTGCCTGACTCCGAGGTGATTGGCGGAATCGACAGCCTGCCCTGCCGCTGCAGCGATTGAGAGCACCCAGTCGGACGGATTTGCATCGACCACGGCTTTTCCGGCAGACTGGCGCGTGGGCTGGAGCCTGATAATGACCGTACGGTTGGAAAGGTTCTTGACCGAGTATCCTTTCCACGGTTCCATGACCGTGGGAGGCTTGGTCGGATCAGTCCAATGGCCTTCATATGTATAAAGAACGCTGAGCTCCGCTCCGGAGGGATTCTCGATATTGCTCCACGATATATCGAACATCCAGGGATTGGCAATATCGTTCCAGCCGGATTTCAGCTCGATTTTGAACGGTTCTGCCGTGGTAACCGTTTTCCCCGCGGGCGATTCGAGTTCGTATTTTTCTTTTGCTATTACCCAGAACGCCCTTCCCGGAGCAAATCCCTCGGTATTGGGATATTCCTGTGGCGTTTCGCTGCCCGGCTGATACCGGTAAATGCGCCAGTCAACCCCTGTTTCTCCCTTCGGCAGTTTTCCGGAAAGCTGGTCGACAATAGATGTTTTCACGAGCTCGAGCGGGATGGAAACCATGCGATAGGCAGTCTGGACACTTCCGCCCGTGACCGGATTCTCGGTCTTAATGTCTTTCACCACTGCCGTTATCGAATAGAATCCCTCGCCGGCCGGCGTTCTTGTTTCCTTGTCTTCGGCGTCCCTGGCGGTGATGTAATACTCCATTCCGAGTGCTGTGAAAATTCCCTCGGTCATGGTTACCGAAAACGCATTATTGTTACCCGATGAAGTCATTGCAAGATGACTGCTGAACACACGGTCTCCCGTCTCGTCATAATAGAGCATTACCTCTTTGATTTCCGTATTGCTCGTCACCTGAGCCGTAAAGGTAAGCTCCCTGTTCTCTTCCGCTTCAGCAATCGGACTGTGCGTTATCTGAATCACCGGTTTGACTATGGTGAAAAGGTCGCTCTGGGCGGAGAGAGCCGAATTTGATGTGTCGGATAGCCTGATCAAACAGTCAGCCGACTCCGCTTCAGGAACCTTCCACACGTAATACCCGTCCGATGCCGAAACACTCGCCGCAATTTCCTGCCATGTATTACCGCCATCGGTCGAGAGCTCGATCTTTATTTTCGATATTCCCTCGAATTTCCAGTTGATCTCGTACTGGGCGCCCGAAGACCATGTCTGACCCGCCGAGGGTGAAGTGACACTAATAAAATTACCCGCAACGATGGAGAATACCCCGGAAACGGCGGTGATATCCCTGGCGGAGGTGTCGCTGATTCTCACTTTACATGTACCGGATACATCGCTCGGGATTGTCCAGCGGTATACTTTCAGGGTTGCATCGATATCGGTCACGATCTCTTTCCAGGTGGTTCCGCCATCGGTTGAATAGTCGATCGCGACATTCTTGATTCCCTTTAAAGTCCACCGTATGGGCTGTTCTGACCTGACAGTCCATTTATCACCGGCCGCCGGGGCTTCAACCGTTATCGATGACACGAATGTCAGTGTAAAGAAGCCGTCGCTTTTATCCGTAATCGTGTCGTCGGTCATACTGGAAACCTTAATAAGACATTCATTCGATCTGTTAAAAGGAAAATTAATGGTATGTCTGCCCGTATCGGCGGCGATATCATTGGCGAGCATTGTCCATGTCTGGCCGTTGTTCGGTGAAAAGTCGATCCGAACCCTGGAAACATTCACCGCATTCCACCGTACTTCATACGGCTGATCGGCCGAGACAGTCTCGCCGCCGTTGGGCGCGAGAACCTGAACCACTGGCGCCTGACCGCCCTTGAATATCGTGAAGGGCTGTTGATTCATCGCGCCGATCTCGGTGCTGTCGGAATCCGCCACAAAGATAAGGCATTTATCGGATTCGACAGTGTCGGGAATCAGCCATTTGAATGAGCCGGTATTGGCATCAGCCCTGAGCTTGACAATATCCCATGTTTCACCCAGATTTATCGAATAGACAATACTGACCTCAGTTACGTTGACCGCATTCCATACGATAGGATATATTTTTCCGGCTTCCCAGAGCTCACCGCCGACCGGTGAAACAAGCTCGATGCTCTTCTCTCCCGTCAC
It includes:
- a CDS encoding T9SS type A sorting domain-containing protein; this translates as GTLKWKYQFEGSIQSSPVIGSDGTIYVGSTKDLCLYAFALETSGTRILTIISPNGGEKLAANKTFAIIWEASNVKLITIEYSVNNGQNWMGVATQVNAEAGKYDWMVPETLSDNCLVRLINEADTSMIARSSAVFEILLPTAGIDPDASSAYTDPPDLYAGEKTTVVITLNDKDGNPVLGIPVTDIVVKVLGSNGTAEKVDLSFDKAQSDATGIIGVTFSSTVPGIKEIVVTVRGIELTTRPSVEFYEPFITVWYPNEFEEWQAGGEYDIWWESGGVKSVDIWFTPDSGIHWNVIAENVDASLGYFTWSIPANLDVPQCYISVGDSGNDQLYDNSDQAIAIVPSGQEAMISLSSPQGGENWAAGSSHVIRWNSSGVSNVKLEYTTDNGTNWTVIIASLPASAGTYAWTVPDTPSAQCLVRVSDAENADQNDASNAPFTIFRVTGEKSIELVSPVGGELWEAGKIYPIVWNAVNVTEVSIVYSINLGETWDIVKLRADANTGSFKWLIPDTVESDKCLIFVADSDSTEIGAMNQQPFTIFKGGQAPVVQVLAPNGGETVSADQPYEVRWNAVNVSRVRIDFSPNNGQTWTMLANDIAADTGRHTINFPFNRSNECLIKVSSMTDDTITDKSDGFFTLTFVSSITVEAPAAGDKWTVRSEQPIRWTLKGIKNVAIDYSTDGGTTWKEIVTDIDATLKVYRWTIPSDVSGTCKVRISDTSARDITAVSGVFSIVAGNFISVTSPSAGQTWSSGAQYEINWKFEGISKIKIELSTDGGNTWQEIAASVSASDGYYVWKVPEAESADCLIRLSDTSNSALSAQSDLFTIVKPVIQITHSPIAEAEENRELTFTAQVTSNTEIKEVMLYYDETGDRVFSSHLAMTSSGNNNAFSVTMTEGIFTALGMEYYITARDAEDKETRTPAGEGFYSITAVVKDIKTENPVTGGSVQTAYRMVSIPLELVKTSIVDQLSGKLPKGETGVDWRIYRYQPGSETPQEYPNTEGFAPGRAFWVIAKEKYELESPAGKTVTTAEPFKIELKSGWNDIANPWMFDISWSNIENPSGAELSVLYTYEGHWTDPTKPPTVMEPWKGYSVKNLSNRTVIIRLQPTRQSAGKAVVDANPSDWVLSIAAAAGQAVDSANHLGVRQDASAGWDRYDHVEPPAVGEYVSVLFPHRDWLQYPSDYTVDFRPPGETVMWDFDVKTNISRERVSVRLEGVDTLPEGCTIAITDRDSGKPVALNGDSFEFLSEKGITAHHYTLTVASGVRQERQDTAIQPERYVTATCYPNPFNPQTTIRYTLSTAGRVHITIFNSVGQRVRDYDMGFMGPGVHELVFDTAGLTSGIYLYRVDSGYASVTEKMLFMK
- a CDS encoding TlpA family protein disulfide reductase, with translation MKHLVLLSMVFSLVLLNAVSASGQDEGRLNVGDTIPGFFLRDLNGESFFLNDHLGEGAKVKCNGILISFCASWCKPCRKEIPELEKIHKKYKDKGIMVFLVNVGDSREKAGAFAAEIGGSIPMLLDRYQKTHEIVGRPGLPHTLLIDNMGKVKFVNTGFAEKTADEIITKLEQEIVVLTGSGTGTSTPK